The sequence aggcCCATAGTCTCACCTAGAATGTCCTTGGCCATCTCAAGGACTACTGACCTTCAACTCCTTGTGTCACTTCCATTTACTACAGGCTATGAAAATCACCTCAGtttaatcactaaaaaaaaaaaaaacttatgacgTTAGGAAAATTGAAAATCCATTTCAGCTGCTCTGCTCTAAAATCACTCCTTGCTCATTTATAAGTAACCAAAGTGCTTATAAAATATGTAGACTCTGGAATTTCAGCTCCACGGATCCTGGTTCATGCAGCCAGGGACCCAACCCAAAAAAATCTCAGAGGCACATTACATACCCATggaccctcccccccccccagatcaGCTGTAGCAAATCCTGGTCATTTTTACCAGATCCTCTTACCCAATTTCTAGAAAAAGGGATTCAAATTTTGGCTTCCATTAAAATCATCCAGGGAGTGTGCTAAAAATGCAGATCCCAGACTGCagctccccacctcaccccagtgTTCTCAAGTCAATCAGACCCCAAGCCTGCACTTGACCATATGCCCCAGGTGAATCTGAGAAGCATTGTTCCCCAGGAAAGTGATAGCTCCAGTCTTAGGGCTCTGCACAATGAGAGTCAACTCAtcactcagcaaatattgatTTTCAGCATGAATTGTTTTAGCAAAACAGAGAAGCTGGAACTTGCTAGAGTAATTGTTCCTAATGGTATGAAAACACATCTCCTGGGGCTGTTCCAGATGGTGCCTTTGAAGACCACCTCCACCCAGCTTCTAGAGGGTTGGCAGGGAAGAGATGAGAGTGTACACGTCAACTTTAAatacatgttctctttctttgaacGTGGTCCCATGCACACTTTTCTAGCCATACAAAACTGTTCAGACACTGTCAACACTCAGAGGTCCTCCAGGGCAGGCACCACCCAGAATGTAAGTTATTGCCAAAGTGATGAGGAGAAATGTTCTCCTATTAGGTAAAACCCACCAGGGTTCCATCAGCACTAGGAACAGACAGGAAGGAAGCCCTCTCCCCAAGTCTTGAGTTCCCTgggtccccgccccccaccctcctgGCTCTATCTTGGCCACTTCTCTTGTCTACAGAAGTCTGAGCATATCTTCAGAGCTGTCTGTCATTATGAAGTGTGCCCAGGGCCCCCAAGATGAAAGGGAGCCATGGTCCCTAAATCCTAATGCAGTCTCCAGTCTGGCCTACATGCATTTGAAGAGTACCTTGTTTGCTTGACTAACTTCTCACAGTGGATTGTGATCTCACAAGAGAAGACACCAGGCTTTTGCTTTCATCCTTGTAACTAActtagtttttctctttctttctttctttctttctttctttctttctttctttcctttctttccttctttcttttacagattttatttatttatttgacagagagatagagggagagcacaaataggcagagtggcaggcagaagaagagggagaatcaggttcttcacagagcagggaacccaggaccctgggattataacttgagctgaagacagctgcttagccgactgaaccacccaggtgcccctcatcactGCAGCTTTCAAAATGCTTAGTCCAATGCCATGAGCATGCAAAAATAAACCTGGATGAATGTATGAATACCCAAGCCCTGGAAAGACAATGGGGATAGGAGGTAGGAAGCCACTGTCTGAGAGTCAAGCTGTAGGGCCTAGGATAATACATTAAGGACAAGAGAAAAGCCACAGGCAGGGGTATGAGGTGGGGGACAAGGCAAGAGGTCAGCTTCCCCATGTGTTTGGAGGAAGGCAGTCTCCATGCTAAGTGTCTGATGCAGGACTTCTTGAGGATAAGTAGTCCCAAAGCCTGGAAAGTGGTTAACTAGTGGGCAGGTGTGAGGCCTCTCTGATTATGGGCCACAAGACAAGGTGGGGGGCAGATGTGTTCAAGTACTTCCAAGAACAGAGGAAATTAGACCCACTCCCCTCACATCAAATTTGCCTGTTGGATGTTGGTCACTGACATTTTCTAAACTAGAGACTAATGTTGACTGAGCATACACAATTGACCCTTTCTTGCCCTCTGccttgtcttgttttcttttgttttgttttgttttttaagtaggctccacactgagcgtgaAGTCCAACACAggacctgaactcacaaccctgaggtcacaagacctgagccaagattcAGAGTCagacttaaccaacagagccacccaggggccactTATCCTCTGCCTTATCTTAAACAGACTTTATTCGGGTTTCTTTCTTTGGATTGGTCTTTCATTTCATGATGAAAGAATAATTTAAACATAGATAAGCCCATGAAGTATCATGCAGGTCGAAAATGCGTTCGACACTGAAGTACACATTCACGAGCTCTGACCCTTGTTTCCTGAGAGGCTGGTGATTAGGAAACCAGAAGGATTCTAGTGATACAGACAAAAGGAGAAAGGCCATGAAGAGGAGAACCCAGCTGCCTCTTCTGACCCCTCCACCCACATTCAGCTGGACAGGCCTGGGAGCAGCCTTGCAGGGCCGCTCCTCACCAGTGGGTCCTGTCGAGACAGACTTTTGCTTTTCAGAACTCCGCTGTTTCCATGCCCTCACCCTCTCCACCCATCCCTGGTAATCCCTTTTCAACAGACTGCCTTTTCTCTGGCTGTGGGACTGGTTTTgcaattgcttttctgtttttcataaacAGCACATTTTGGTGGTGATACAAATGATTCCGATACCTTCCAAAGAGCAAAAACCCAGCAAGCCACCAGCCATAAAAAGAGCTGTCATGCATTGCTTTGAACACACACAGCAGGGTGGCACcgtctagttttttttttgaatattcagAAAATGCAGACTGTATACTGAAAGGACTTTATTATAGTGACTGTTTTCTCCTGAAGTTACTTGAGTCATGTTTGATGACTCTCTTTAATAGAAGCGATTTAGAAGACTTCTAAAGAGTTTGCTGCTGCTGACAACGGTAACATGGATGTAAGGATGGATGTTCGTTAGATTAGTCTTTACTAATGCTGTCTCCCTGCCTTCACCCTAAGAGGATCTGCTCCTCCTGCCCACCCACGAGGATGGGCCAAGCGTTGGTGCTAACTGACCCTGCCCGCTAACCACAGCTTGGTGATCCAGGATGGGGTATGGATCCAAGCTGGATCTATCAGATTCACTTGCTTGGTCATCTGAATGGGGACCCTGAGAATGATTTATCTGGAAAGTGATGGGTTGCCAGAAGGTGAAATTTGGGGTCTGGGAGAGTTTGGAGCACCACGCAGACAGCAAGCATTTCTGTCACATACCAACAGGATGTCCAGGAAGAGAGTGATAGAAGCAAGACACCGTGGGGTTTCTACTCCACCCCATGTGAAGACAGAGTGTTGGGAGACAATCCATCCCAGTCTCTCTCATCTCTGCATCCTATGTGTTCAGGCCTTTGCCCTGAACTATTTTCCCAAGGCTGTTTGTATAGCAAAAGCCTTGGGAGACATGGATAATGCCTGGTTGGGGCAAAAGGCAGATCTGTCTCCTGATCaggataataacaataatatctCCCTCAGGAGCAAAGATGGGGCAGGTTTGCTACCTCTCTTTATAAGATTAGGAGTCTTTAAACTCAGAATTCTTCAGCTGTGATGCAAACCTCCATAGACTGTGCATGCCCAGCACACACATGAGCCCATGTCCCTGGCACCTTCCTGAGCTGGGGCGGGGCAGAGGACAGGGGAGAAGAGGGGGGATCTCAACAGGAAATCCATGCCCCTGCTGAGCCCTAAGAGATGAAGTCCATGCCCCTGAGCCAGGACTTGAGCCAGCTTCCAGGAGACTGTGGTCAGCTGACAGCTTTCAAGTAGGGTCGGTCTTCAACCCTTTGCAGTTCTTGACAAAGTGTTAAGAAGCAGATGATTGCTTGAGAGTCTACTCCTGTCCCAGACCATGACAGGTAGAGCATGGTGATCCAACAGAGCAAAACCCATCCTTAAATTCGAGAAGCTTAGAATCTATCTAGGAGTCATTCTTACAATGAACTTTTTAAGCTTCCAGAGAGGTTTTCAGGAACTTCATTGTGAGTCTATTTTTATATAGCCATTATAACCTGAACACAAGGAAGGCAGAATTCTATGTATTGATTTCTGTGTCATTCAGTTATGGGAGGATGTGAATTTCCAAAATGAGGGGCAAAAACATTTTTCAACTGCTTCTCAAATCCTCCTGGAAAGGTGGAAGAAGAACCAGAATGGCTACTTCTTCCCATGGTAAGTAAAATGTTTAGCAACAGAATGTCCAAATTAATCATCTGGCTCCTGTGGTAATGTTTGTGATGCTAAGTGGTGAGAACATATAAGATTCAGGATCCCATACTAAGCATTATATGGATGCTACATGAGCCTGCTGTATTGAACAGTCCCACACACAATGAGTGTGACATAAATGCCTACTAGCACAAGTACCACATGATCTCATAGAATGAGGTGAGAACTCTGTGCTCATGTCTTAGAGATGAGAAAAGCAGGCTCAGGAAGGTCAGTGGCTGTCCCAAGGATAATGGGCTAGAGTGTTTCcggctgcaagtaacagaaaatacACCAACAAAAATATAGGACAAGAATGTACATTACTTcacataaaaagaagttcagtggGAACAGTGCCAGAGTTGGTCGTCCCATCAGCTCTCAACTAGTTCCTTCCTGCTCCCTACCCTACCATCTTCAACATACTGGTTATCATATTAGATAAGTGTTCCACCTCACAGTCACAAAGTGGCTGCAGACACTCTAAGCATTATATTCCTGCCGGAAAATAGCCAAAACTGTCTCAGAAGCTACCCCTGCAACTTCAATAATTTCCCTCACGTCTCTTTGGCCAGAGTTAGGGCCTATGCTCACCTCCAAAGAAATCACAGATTCTGGGGAGAGAACCAACTTGAGCACCTGAGTGTATTTAAAGTGAAGTCTTAAACAAAATCAGAGATTTACCCACAAGGAAGAGGCAATGGTGAAGTTTGGAAGACAGGGAGCAATGGCTGAAACTTTGTCAAAACCAGACTGGAACTCTGGGAACTAAAGGTCCTACTCTTAACCTCTAATGCTATACTTTCCATTACAATGAACTGGTCTAGATTCCCATGGTTCAATTCCCATGGCGGCCACATGTGACTATTGAGTGCCTGAAATACAGTTAATGTGACTAAggcactgaatttatttttttttttaaagtttaattcgAAGAGCCACATAGATCTATGACTTTGACAGTGCAGGAACAGCATGTTAACAGCATTGCCTGTGGCATCTGACAGGGTCTAATGCTCTACAAATATCATGCAAGACACAAATGTAACTTAAATTTTCCAACAGTCAGagtaaaaaaggtaaaaaagaaacaggtaaaactcattttataataCGTTCCATTTTACCTCCATATCCCTATCACttcaacaaaaaaacaatttaaaaaggatgtttcttattcttttgttCACTCAAAGGTCTGAGAGCTGACGTGCAAACATTCAGGAGCCATATGGCCAAGTCATCTGGAGATTTCAGAGCATTCGTGTCAAATAATCTTTCCTGATGCTGGTTCACCCCTCTGGGAAGTGGGCCGGACAAGGAAGTGAGACTCAAAAGGCAATACCAGTGGCTCTCAGACTCAAGTGTCACTGCAGGGCCCTGGAGGGCTGGTGAGCACTCTAGCTGGTCCCCGCCTTCAATGTTTGGGACTCAGCAGGTCCAGGATGGGTGCTTCCAATAGGTGGTTTGGGTGCTGGCCGCCAAGCCCACACTAGGAGCACAGGTGCCCGAAAGGAGCCGCCCATGCTCACACCTGCCCTGAGCAGAGGGTTCAGGGTGGAACCCATGTTGTGTCTTCCAGCTCATTCTCTTCCACACACAGAACAATgagaccaggaggctgggatGGTCGAAAACAACTCCAGAGAACAGAATGCCGCTCCATTTCCTCACTCCAAGTGATCGACAGCCCAGTCTGGATACGTGATCCGGAGAGCGCACGAACACTGCTCCTGTCCCAGACCCGTGCCTTTCTCATGCCGAATTTCTGGTTATCTCACATGATTTTTGGTTCACTCTCTTTTCAAGGAAGTCATTTAATAGGTAATAAACTCCTAAAGGAAATCCTCGACCTCACAGTAAAGTCTTTGGGGTGGAATAGGACTGCATTGTCACCGTCCTGACCACATCACTGGAGTCCAGATGGGAATCTGAAGAAAAGCCGATCATGTACATCGCTTCTGACAATGCCATGCACTCAGCCCCCGGTAAATTATGCTTCACTATACCCAGCAGAAGCTAGCAAAGCCAAGCTGAGCTGCTGAGAGCACTTGAGATGATTTTCTAATCAGCAGATGACAGAAGTGGCTCTCCGGACAACAGTCATCACGCTGCTGAGGGTCAAGCCTCTCCTTGGTGCATGGCTATTTGCAAAAGAAGCTCTTCTGGAAGACCTGTGGCCCAGATGCTTGGAGGCTCTGGCCTAAGGAGCACAACGGAAGAATGGAAATAGACGAGATTAATCACATTTCCAACAAAGGCGCTCTTCTCTCtggcttgggggaggggctgtgagGCCTCTGCTCCACCCTCGCTGCCCTGGCTCAGTCTTGGAAATTCCACCAGCCCTCCAGCAGCTGGGGCCAGCTGGGTCCCTGGGCCGCCTATCACCACCCAGAGAAGGACACTCAGACCCAGCCCAGCTCCAGCTCTGCACTGCTTGTAACAATGGGCAGGGGACCAATTTGGGCCTGATGTTAGACATTTAATCAACAACCCCAAACTGGTCCCTATATAAACATCCAACAGCAAAGGACAGGCGAGCTGAAGGACAGCTTACAAACGGAGTTTGCCCCCCTGTCCCCCCGCTTTTACTCAGCATGAATGTCTCACTTTGTTTTCTGTCCCAGTGGAGAAATGTGGCTGGTCCCCTTTCAGTGGTACTTAGTCCCTTGGAAGAGCACAGCAATGGGGCCCCGACCACGGCAGCCTCTTCCCACCTGGGTTCTAACAGGGTGCCcctcttgagctctctctctgagcagagaggtcTCTGGTTTTCCGGATATTTCTCCTGGCCCCTCCCTTCAGCCAGCCACCCTGGAGGCGCAGTGATCTCCACACACTGTGGCCCTCAGGCTTCCTGCCTCTTAATAAGTCCTTTTAGTTGAGTGTTGCCTCAATATGCATTAGAATTACCTGGAGAGCCTTCAGAATATTCAGGAGTGATACCTGCTCCTTGCACCTCACTGAGTTTGACAAAGGGGGTCATCTGCTTAATGTCAGTGTATTTGGGGCAAAACCAGATGTGCCCAGGAACTTTGAACAAGCAAGCACCAAAGACTTAGGATggagtattaataataataaacatatattggTGTTTATCACTGCCAGATGCTGTCataactgttttatgtatgtcAGCTTGTCCAATCTGAACAACAGCCCCTCTGTGATGGGACTAAGATTAATGTCATTTTACAgggggaggaaatggaggcacagaattTGAGTAACTTGGCCAATGTCATCTATCTGGTAAGCAATGAGCTGGGGTACAGATCAAGCCAGTCACGTTACAATATGTTGCCTCCAACAAGTCTGCTGTTCAAAACTGACCTCCTGCCCCCCAGTGTCAGCTCAAACAAAACTCCAAGTAACTCAGCCTCACGACTTTCTTGACTTTGAGGAAGAACCTCTATATCAACCTGAATTTCCCAACCTCCtgttcttctagtccatgagaTTTTTTCATTATGATGATGCCGGGGTGAAGACAGTGATTCTCGGTATCAACTCAACTTTGTTTTCATCATTAGAGCGATTTTTCAAAAGCGAATATACCCTTGCCAATCCCAACCCCAACCTGACGAGGCCTGATGGAATCTGAGGACAAAGTAGGGAAACAGAATGGGCAGAAAAATGTCCATCTCAGGACAAACAAGGTAAATGTGACCTAGAGACATGTGTCCCTCTCCCCCAGGTCCATCTCAGGAGGGGTTCAGCACTGTGAGTCCACATTATCTAAAGAATTCAGTTGCTTGAGTGGTCCACATCTCAAATGCCTCTCTGATCCCTCCCTAAATATACAGTCTGGGACCAGAATGATTCCCTGCTCCTGGCCTTGAACACAGACACATTGTTTTCAATACAGGTTAGATATAAAAGCACTATCGGTAGAAACCAATACATCTGACAACAAAAGCTTTAATAATAATTCATGGGGGAGGGTATTGGGGACCTCCACCATGACCTTAACTTTTGCTCTCTGAAAGCAGCCAACCAATGGAACATGGGACAGTGTGGCGCCAAGTGAGAGGAGACAGACATCCTCTTTAGTCTCACCACATAAAGAGGGGTAGAAAAGTAAGTAACCTGGATAGCCCATACTCACTGAGAGCTGACCATGGCCAAGTACTTCCCCAGTCACTGTGGGTATGCCATTGTGATGGATCCTCATGGTGCTCTACCAAATAGTACCGTAATACCCACTttccagatgtggaaactgaggcacacagagacagaggaaTTTGCCCAAGGCTGCATATCTGGAAGGAGGTGAAGCTGGATTTGAACCAGGCAGCCTAGATTCAAGGCCTACCTGCCCTGTGTGTGCCAAGAATGCACTGGAGTGCCTGCTCAGCTTCCTGCTGCAATCGTTGTGGCACAGACATGCAGCTCGTGCTTGTGCTGTTGCCAGTGCTCCAAAGGCTCCTTGTGTAGACCTCGCAGACCTACACTCCCAGGCCATCCTCCGCCAAAGGTCAAGGAGCCAAGCAGACCCCAACTCTGACCTGGACAGCTGACTTATACATATTCCCTAAAGACTATGTCACCCTCTCTTTCCCCTATAAGAGTCTCTCCCTTAGAGACAATGAGGAAAATGGGAGCAGAGGAAAGGACAGACCCGTTTAAGGAGAGTCCATAAAGAGGAGGAGGGCTGCtaagacaaatattttattttttatttttatttttatttttacttttatttcttaagacAAACCTTTTAAAGGAACCATTTGAGTGGCAGAAATTGGGGACAGAGATTAGACTTCGCCACTATGTTGCTTAGGTGCTTATCACCTGTGttcctcccccctcccaaaaaatCCTGGGTGAATACAGTCAGCAGCCTCCAAGCCCTCTGAAAGGTCACCTCCAGCTGGCCTCAAGCATCCTGCCACCTTCTCTTTGGAAACTACTCCAGCCACTAGGCACTGGAACTGGGACCCCAACCCCtgttcccccacacacacacctctggGTGGCCTGCAGCCACTTCCAGATACACCAAGAGCTTTTCAGGACTGTCTTGAAGGGAGTCTCAAGGAGGCCACTACTGGACTGATCTGGGGTTCCAAAGGGCCAGCATTACTATGAGGATAATCTTCCAAGGCAAATCCCTACTTCACTAATTCTACTGTGCCCCTTGTGGACTAAtagggtcagggctgtggggctgCCTGCTGGGTCCTCACACAGGGACTGTCTAGCCCAGGATCATCTAGTCCAGGGGCGTCAATGGGCCCTTTCTGGAGTTTGGGAGAGGAGGAAATCCAGCCTGGAACACAAATCTTTCCGCACCGCCCTTCCCCAGGCATATTTCCGAGTCTACAGTGGAGATGCCTCCTAAGATACCCGGCTCCCTGTAGGTTTCGGGGCatctggctctggggcgaaatgtTTCCATCTGTGAGGTCTAGCACAATGGGCACAGGACAAGATAGCTGGCCTTCTTTTATGGCATCTCTGCTTTGGTGCGTGTGCACCTCCGTTCCTGGAGGcgaccctacccccaccccaccgacATCTTGCTAAAAAGGTCCTGGTATTTGTGGTTGCCTAGAGTGCGGGGAGGGGGCGACCTGGATCTTGTAGACCTAGAACTTACCGGGATGCCTACGGGAGGTTCGGTATCCACCTCAGTGACATGAGTTTAAAAAAGTCGTAGAGACCCTGCAGGTCTTCAAGAGGGTCACAGGGATTGGGGGGGGCAGGGTGGACATTAAGCGCCTGGCAAATGGCTCCGCACCCCCACGTTAGTCCCCTGCCATCCCCAGAGCCGCGTCACCCAAACGGAGGACTCAGGGACCctccccccccttcccccgcTCCAGCCTCGTGGCTGCAGAgtacagagcagggggagggagcggCAACCGGCTGGAGAAGAGGCCACGGGCCGGGGGAACCGATCTAAAGTGAAGGAAGACCTGCggcggggctggatcccgggcGGGGGCCCGGATGGTAGTGCTGCCCGGGAGCGGAGGTGGGCAAACGGGGCGGGGCACGCGGGCGCGGGGACTGGGGCGCGGGATTGGAGGGTGCTGCCGGCGGGCCTGCCGCCCGCTCTTCAGGCGGAGCAGGGAGAGGCGCACGCCTCTGCGCGGGAGCCCTAGCCCAGTCTGCTCCGCTGCGCTCCGCAGCTCCGGGCGGGCACCCCTGGGCATGAGCGCTTTCCCGACGCTGCCCCCGGGGGGCGAGGAAGATCTCGAAAAGGCCTGGTCCCCAGCGGTCAACGCCAGCTGCGCCCCCGCCGGGGAGGAGGAGGCGGCAGCGGGGACCGGGGATGCGGGGGCAGCAGGCATGGTCGCCATCCAGTGCATCTACGCGCTGGTGTGCCTGGTGGGCCTGGTGGGCAACGCCCTGGTCATCTTTGTGATCCTTCGCTACGCCAAGATGAAGACGGCCACTAACATCTACCTGCTTAACCTGGCCATCGCGGATGAGCTCTTCATGCTGAGCGTGCCCTTCGTGGCCTCGTCGGCTGCCCTGCGCCACTGGCCCTTCGGGTCTGTGCTGTGCCGCGCCGTGCTCAGTGTGGATGGCCTCAACATGTTCACCAGCGTCTTCTGTCTGACGGTGCTCAGCGTGGACCGCTACATCGCTGTGGTACACCCTCTTCGTGCCGCTACCTACCGGAGGCCCAGCGTGGCCAAGTTGATCAACTTGGGCGTGTGGCTGGCGTCCTTGCTGGTCACCCTGCCCATTGCCATCTTCGCAGATACCAGGACGGCTCGGGGCGGCCAGGCGGTGGCTTGCAACCTGCATTGGCCGCACCCGGCTTGGTCAGCGGTCTTTGTGGTCTATACTTTCCTGCTGGGCTTTCTGCTGCCCGTTCTGGCCATCGGCCTGTGCTACCTGCTTATTGTGGGCAAGATGCGGGCGGTGGCACTCCGGGCCGGCTGGCAGCAGCGGAGGCGC comes from Neovison vison isolate M4711 chromosome 8, ASM_NN_V1, whole genome shotgun sequence and encodes:
- the SSTR4 gene encoding somatostatin receptor type 4, with the translated sequence MSAFPTLPPGGEEDLEKAWSPAVNASCAPAGEEEAAAGTGDAGAAGMVAIQCIYALVCLVGLVGNALVIFVILRYAKMKTATNIYLLNLAIADELFMLSVPFVASSAALRHWPFGSVLCRAVLSVDGLNMFTSVFCLTVLSVDRYIAVVHPLRAATYRRPSVAKLINLGVWLASLLVTLPIAIFADTRTARGGQAVACNLHWPHPAWSAVFVVYTFLLGFLLPVLAIGLCYLLIVGKMRAVALRAGWQQRRRSEKKITRLVLMVVAVFVLCWMPFYVVQLLNLFVTSLDATVNHVSLILSYANSCANPILYGFLSDNFRRSFQRVLCLRCCLLDAAGGAEEELLDYYATALKSRGGAGWICPPLPCQQEPLQPEPSRKQVPLTGTTTF